Proteins co-encoded in one Nicotiana sylvestris chromosome 7, ASM39365v2, whole genome shotgun sequence genomic window:
- the LOC104225493 gene encoding putative pentatricopeptide repeat-containing protein At3g08820: MNPTSLAAPKALLELKAALFHGFKSFNQLKHIHARLVRTGFEQNNYLLNLLLKYILNNFNNPNYAKIVFNQTQEPNIFLYNTIIRGLVSNDCFFQAIEFFKLMRKDGFLPNNFTFPFLLKACARLMDFELGVKAHTLVVKGGFDCDVFVKTGLVCFYARCGFLEGAHKVFDDIPEKNVVSWTAIMTGYIDFGKFKEAIELFRRSLEMGLSPDSFTLVRVLSACSRVGDVSSGEWIHRYAVEMGMGRNVFVGTALVDMYAKCGNMARARELFDEMVEKDVVSWSAMIQGYAANGLPKEALELFHKMQGENLRPDCYSMVGVLSACAKLGALEVGESATRLMEMDEFFSNAVLGTALIDMYAKCGRMLSGWEIFKQVKVKDRVIWNAVISGLAMHGHVKSAFCCFGQVEKRGIKPDGNTFMGLLCACTHAGLVDDGRKYFRSMTHLYSLEPTIEHYGCMVDLLGRAGLLDEAHSLIEIMPMKANAIIWGALLSGCRLHRDTKLAEHVLKQLIELEPWNSGNYVLLSNIYASNNKWDDSEKIRSTMNESRMQKIPAYSWIEIDGIVHEFLVGDTYHPISDKIYDKLSELSKALREAGYVPKTEYVLFDIEEEEKEHFVGCHSEKLALAFGLLSTKASDVIRITKNLRICGDCHTFFKLISKISEREIVLRDNNRFHCFNKGSCSCGDYW; the protein is encoded by the coding sequence ATGAACCCAACATCCTTAGCTGCTCCGAAAGCTCTGTTAGAGTTAAAAGCAGCTTTATTTCATGGCTTTAAATCATTCAATCAGCTTAAACACATTCACGCTCGCCTTGTTCGTACAGGGTTTGAACAAAACAATTATCTCTTAAACTTATTATTAAAATACATTTTAAACAATTTCAACAACCCTAATTATGCTAAAATTGTTTTTAACCAAACTCAAGAACCCAATATTTTTTTATACAACACTATTATTCGTGggttagtttcaaatgattgtttTTTTCAAGCTATTGAGTTTTTTAAATTAATGAGAAAAGATGGTTTTTTGCCTAATAATTTTACTTTCCCATTTTTGTTAAAAGCTTGTGCTAGGTTAATGGATTTTGAACTAGGTGTTAAGGCTCATACACTTGTGGTGAAAGGAGGGTTTGATTGTGATGTGTTTGTGAAGACTGGTTTGGTTTGTTTTTATGCTAGGTGTGGGTTTCTTGAGGGTGCACATAAGGTGTTTGATGATATTCCTGAGAAGAATGTTGTTTCTTGGACCGCGATAATGACGGGGTACATCGATTTTGGGAAGTTTAAGGAAGCGATTGAGTTGTTTCGGAGATCGTTGGAGATGGGTTTGAGTCCGGATAGTTTTACGCTTGTTCGCGTGTTGTCTGCCTGTAGTCGTGTAGGGGATGTTAGTTCCGGTGAGTGGATACATAGGTATGCGGTGGAGATGGGTATGGGAAGGAATGTGTTTGTTGGTACTGCTTTGGTTGACATGTACGCTAAATGTGGGAACATGGCGAGAGCTCGTGAGCTTTTTGATGAGATGGTAGAGAAGGATGTTGTTTCTTGGAGTGCTATGATTCAGGGTTACGCGGCGAATGGGCTTCCGAAAGAGGCTTTGGAGTTGTTTCACAAGATGCAGGGAGAGAACCTTAGGCCGGATTGTTATTCAATGGTTGGTGTACTTTCTGCTTGTGCAAAGTTAGGAGCGCTAGAAGTTGGCGAATCTGCTACTAGGTTGATGGAGATGGATGAGTTTTTCTCGAATGCTGTTTTAGGTACAGCACTAATTGATATGTATGCTAAATGTGGGCGAATGTTATCAGGTTGGGAAATATTCAAGCAAGTGAAGGTGAAGGACAGAGTAATCTGGAACGCTGTTATATCGGGTCTTGCTATGCACGGGCACGTGAAATCTGCCTTTTGTTGTTTTGGTCAAGTAGAGAAACGTGGTATAAAACCTGATGGAAACACATTCATGGGTCTCCTTTGTGCTTGCACTCATGCTGGTCTTGTCGACGATGGTCGGAAATATTTTCGTAGCATGACTCACTTGTACTCTTTGGAGCCAACAATTGAACATTATGGTTGCATGGTTGATCTTCTAGGCCGAGCCGGTTTGCTAGATGAAGCTCATTCGTTGATAGAAATTATGCCAATGAAGGCTAATGCTATTATTTGGGGAGCACTATTAAGTGGTTGTCGGTTACATCGTGATACCAAGTTGGCTGAACATGTACTAAAGCAGTTGATTGAATtggaaccatggaactcgggaaacTATGTTCTCTTATCAAACATCTATGCATCTAACAACAAATGGGACGATTCGGAAAAAATCAGGTCTACTATGAATGAGAGTAGAATGCAGAAGATTCCTGCATATAGTTGGATAGAGATTGATGGAATTGTTCACGAATTTCTTGTTGGAGATACATATCATCCTATATCAGATAAGATATACGATAAACTCAGTGAACTGAGCAAGGCGTTAAGAGAGGCGGGCTATGTTCCAAAAACGGAATATGTTCTATTTGACATTGAAGAGGAGGAGAAGGAGCACTTTGTTGGCTGTCACAGTGAGAAGCTCGCGCTTGCATTTGGCTTACTAAGTACTAAAGCTAGTGATGTTATCCGAATAACTAAGAATCTCCGTATCTGTGGTGATTGTCATACATTCTTCAAGCTTATCTCAAAGATATCGGAGAGAGAAATTGTCCTCCGGGATAATAACCGTTTCCATTGTTTTAATAAAGGATCATGCTCATGTGGAGATTACTGGTAA
- the LOC104225494 gene encoding uncharacterized protein — MDTIVNSALEEICAHGDSGLPLSKLWQKLRPSISNKGLKLCPNVKKVLWSNLIDIPGLKFESHGVVYNSQEDNCIRSVEQSERLNLKIIAPDYMCDNFVGIYDIEASDAKLSKPERRALGCLATLRGNGIAQNELGKDFDIKGNDMFYILKKLESRGLIVRQSTIVRTRDMDGEGDLKKNPVNTNMLYLSRYAKNLGSQQRLEITKGDNSLADSEIIDGRDENSGGVAEESLKVDVHVKDFLPELEAICDKLEKAEGKVLAITDIKQELGYRMTSGHRRWRFVLNKLKEAQVVKTEKVIVDGKELECIYLLKAFSRKHFEPKSSMRGCDDLDNETAMKKAKRGHISDLLLELPIEHQIYDMVDAEGGRGLPFIEVCKRLGINNKQHYGRLFDIINRFGIHMEPELMNRTKGYRLWTPGNRNPGASTITLKEPVVDPSEISGCTPLGTHLEFQENSALAIQAVDASVPEGDSAANSQNVNTGIETKVSDGLVLDEKDESVPLFLSRSPDSTIKVSSITSDPDLQTVSAASLNVAPVEALALAVPTPSRRRSYPRYPCLTFDAASAKREKWILKLLQEEKFLVRSELYRRIQDLEKEKTTMTDKKTLDRCLNKLLQGGHCKLIVVYVPVLTNCRNSRRIQVVLHPSVSTVSAEQIHERFRSFETQIRSQSYSQLEKGEPIPQLNDLTRTHKSIKLDNQAERAEAMRANGFVLAKMVRTKLLHVYLWEYVNNLPCCDDDLSSFKNGHDLKNPHSTCKLIDLNAAIKAMPLELFLQVVGSTQKFEDMIEKCRNGFCLSDLPLLEYKRLMDILAIGRLSWLIDILRRLKLFRLVCGGHPENTENLPHTTLTHALELKPYIEEPVCSVGSSHVIHCPDLRPQIRHDFVLSSRKAVEEYWNTLEYCYSASDRKAALHAFPGCTVNEVFLFKSWASVRVMTADQRAELLKRVINDGPHRKLSFKECEEIAKDLNLTLEQVLRVYYDRRQRRLTRFERASNAGMGEIQPNQGTPTLSPKKRKRSVKGKSSKHAEAGIEFGQPHQTLSQIVNEEQSSFLSTSCPRTCSLEEYHVRDDVVAAEESELPEDDGVGRAFLAKCALSRVKPTRRGKFHWTDDADRELVIEYARHRASLGAKFHRVDWGKLPNLPAPPDSCRRRMSVLLRTSPQFCDSVMRLCNVLSQRYVHYLEKFQNKTLNHGGHKAMHCDFFKLTSDFLSQEPWDNFDDANIKLALDDALRYKKIAKSATVKDVQPFFDKCSDVNTDERHVSYGPQSVLPLSCGQYVENFPGKTEDSSAPLSSNRILQKYVKLTIGGTAISKRLYESVAVANAAELFKLIFLCSSKSPLVPTLLAETLRRYSEHDLFAAFNYLRDKKVLIGGNSNSPFVLSQTFLHCICISPFPPNTGKRAAKFARWLCEREKELIAEGVDIPIDLQCGDVFHLCALLSSGELSIAPCLPDEGVGEVEDSRVAKRKYDDSEFSESDRYKKLKTSTAGDGEICSRRAKGFPGIRLCLRHAAFSRIKTMDSLKDIDKYNRTVEEHQAVTRSGADLGSVSFDSDDQVNELHDSGVPYTAVSPTESPWQAMTTYAQHVCSFGSCPEQNSLVHPEMFRSVYSAIQMVGDQGLCMKDISKILKMQEKKVSEAVVEVLEAFGRVLKVNAYDSIRVVDSLYRSKYFLTPVAAIHQDATLSSCGDSEAKVDESITHNGEDHKDVELQKEMSGNSDKVHKITILNLPKAVAEPSSEKQAINEAKGCHHTEASSPTRNHPEEPYELRSNGLHLCKPILPWLNGDGTTNKPVYKGLVRRVLGIVMQNPGIEEGDIIRQMHVLNPQSCRSLLNMMVLDNYIFVRKIPQTKPVEAPTLLGSLLGSHFKKAKLISREHFFANPSSTHLL; from the exons ATGGACACCATCGTTAACTCAGCGCTCGAAGAAATCTGCGCGCATGGCGATTCCGGTCTCCctctctctaaactctggcaaAAGCTACGGCCTTCAATTTCAAATAAAGGCCTTAAACTTTGCCCAAACGTCAAAAAGGTCCTTTGGTCGAACCTTATTGACATTCCGGGCCTTAAATTCGAATCCCATGGCGTTGTTTATAATTCTCAGGAGGACAATTGTATTCGATCGGTGGAGCAAAGTGAGCGATTGAATTTGAAAATTATAGCGCCGGATTATATGTGTGATAATTTCGTTGGAATTTATGATATTGAAGCCTCTGATGCTAAGCTTTCTAAGCCTGAACGTCGTGCTCTTGGTTGCCTCGCCACTCTTAG AGGAAATGGAATTGCCCAAAATGAGCTTGGTAAAGACTTTGACATTAAAGGAAATGACATGTTCTACATATTGAAGAAGCTTGAAAGCCGAGGATTGATTGTCAGACAGTCAACAATTGTTAGGACAAGAGACATGGACGGAGAAGGAGACTTGAAAAAAAATCCAGTTAATACCAATATGCTCTACTTATCACGCTATGCAAAGAATTTGGGTAGTCAACAAAGGCTTGAGATAACCAAGGGGGATAATTCCTTGGCGGATAGTGAGATCATTGATGGAAGAGATGAAAATAGTGGTGGTGTCGCTGAGGAATCTCTTAAAGTAGATGTGCATGTAAAAGATTTTCTTCCGGAACTAGAAGCTATCTGTGATAAGCTTGAAAAAGCTGAAGGAAAG GTCCTTGCTATAACAGATATCAAGCAAGAACTTGGTTACCGAATGACTTCCGGGCATAGGCGATGGAGATTT GTTCTCAACAAGCTGAAGGAGGCTCAAGTGGTGAAGACGGAAAAAGTCATAGTAGACGGGAAG GAACTCGAGTGTATATATCTATTGAAGGCGTTTTCACGAAAACATTTTGAGCCAAAATCTAGCATGCGTGGATGTGATGATCTTGATAATGAAACAGCAATGAAAAAGGCCAAGAGAGGTCACATTTCGGACCTGCTTTTAGAGCTTCCTATAGAGCATCAGATTTACGATATGGTTGATGCTGAGGGAGGTAGAGGGTTGCCATTCATTGAG GTGTGCAAAAGGCTGGGAATAAACAATAAACAACACTATGGTCGGCTGTTTGATATTATTAATAGATTCGGAATACATATGGAGCCAGAACTCATGAACAGAACCAAGGGTTACCGACTCTGGACGCCTGGAAACCGTAATCCTGGAGCTTCAACTATCACTCTGAAGGAACCAGTAGTAGACCCTTCGGAAATTTCTGGGTGCACTCCACTTGGAACACATTTAGAATTTCAAGAGAACTCGGCATTAGCTATACAAGCAGTGGATGCTTCAGTTCCTGAAGGTGACAGTGCAGCTAATAGCCAAAATGTAAACACAGGAATCGAAACAAAAGTTTCTGATGGCTTGGTGCTGGATGAAAAGGATGAATCTGTCCCACTTTTTCTGAGCAGATCACCGGACTCGACCATCAAGGTAAGCAGTATCACTTCTGATCCAGATTTACAGACTGTGAGTGCAGCATCACTGAATGTTGCGCCAGTGGAAGCGCTGGCTCTTGCTGTGCCTACACCTTCAAGACGCCGATCTTATCCAAGGTATCCCTGTCTTACATTTGATGCAGCCAGTGCAAAGAGGGAGAAGTGGATACTTAAACTTCTACAG GAGGAGAAGTTCCTGGTCAGATCAGAGCTATACAGACGGATTCAGGATCTTGAGAAGGAGAAGACGACAATGACGGACAAAAAGACCTTAGATCGTTGTCTGAATAAGCTCTTGCAAGGAGGACATTGTAAACTTATCGTTGTTTATGTCCCTGTTCTAACAAATTGCAGAAACAGCCGTCGGATACAGGTGGTTTTGCACCCTTCGGTTTCTACTGTATCTGCTGAACAGATTCATGAGAGATTCAGGTCTTTTGAGACACAAATTCGCTCTCAATCCTATTCTCAATTGGAAAAGGGAGAGCCAATTCCTCAACTGAATGATCTCACCAGGACCCATAAAAGCATAAAATTGGATAACCAAGCTGAGCGAGCTGAAGCCATGCGTGCAAATGGATTTGTACTGGCCAAGATGGTTCGCACAAAGCTTCTTCACGTCTATCTGTGGGAATATGTGAATAATTTGCCTTGTTGTGATGATGATTTGTCATCTTTTAAAAACGGCCATGACCTAAAAAATCCTCATAGTACATGTAAATTAATTGATCTAAATGCAGCCATTAAGGCCATGCCGCTTGAACTGTTTTTACAAGTTGTTGGATCTACTCAGAAGTTTGAGGATATGATAGAGAAATGTAGAAATGGATTTTGCCTTTCTGATCTTCCTCTGCTGGAGTACAAGCGTCTGATGGATATCTTAGCAATTGGACGACTATCATGGTTGATTGACATTTTACGACGTTTGAAG TTGTTTCGGCTTGTATGTGGTGGACATCCAGAAAACACAGAAAATCTCCCTCATACTACTCTGACTCATGCATTGGAGCTTAAACCTTACATTGAGGAACCTGTTTGCTCAGTGGGTTCATCTCATGTTATTCATTGTCCAGATCTTCGCCCTCAAATCAGACATGATTTTGTTCTTTCAAGTAGAAAAGCTGTTGAGGAATACTGGAACACTTTAGAGTACTGCTATTCTGCTAGTGATCGTAAAGCCGCTTTGCATGCATTCCCCGGCTGCACAGTTAATGAG GTATTTCTCTTCAAGTCATGGGCCTCAGTTAGAGTTATGACGGCTGATCAGCGGGCTGAACTCCTTAAGCGTGTTATTAACGATGGCCCGCACAGAAAACTTTCATTCAAGGAGTGTGAGGAGATTGCTAAAGATCTGAATTTGACTTTGGAGCAG GTACTTCGAGTCTATTATGATAGGCGACAACGAAGACTTACCAGATTTGAGCGAGCTTCAAATGCTGGAATGGGCGAAATTCAACCAAATCAAGGTACACCTACATTATctccaaaaaaaaggaaaagatcgGTAAAAGGGAAATCCTCAAAGCATGCAGAAGCTGGCATCGAGTTTGGACAGCCCCATCAGACGCTTAGCCAGATAGTCAATGAGGAACAAAGCTCTTTCCTGTCTACTTCTTGCCCACGCACATGCAGCTTGGAGGAATATCACGTAAGAGATGATGTGGTAGCTGCTGAAGAATCAGAATTACCTGAAGATGACGGGGTAGGACGTGCTTTTCTTGCTAAATGTGCCTTGTCAAGAGTAAAGCCTACACGCAGGGGAAAGTTTCATTGGACAGATGATGCAGATAG GGAACTGGTGATCGAATATGCAAGACACCGAGCTTCTCTTGGAGCAAAATTCCATCGTGTAGACTGGGGAAAACTTCCAAATCTACCAGCACCACCTGATTCCTGCAGAAGGAGAATGTCGGTGTTATTGAGAACTAGTCCACAGTTCTGCGATTCTGTTATGAGACTGTGTAATGTGCTTAGTCAGCGTTATGTGCATTACCTTGAGAAATTCCAAAATAAAACATTGAACCATGGGGGTCACAAAGCAATGCACTGTGATTTTTTTAAACTTACCTCAGACTTCCTCTCTCAAGAGCCGTGGGATAACTTTGATGATGCCAATATAAAATTGGCCCTGGATGATGCTCTGCGATACAAAAAGATAGCCAAATCGGCGACCGTGAAGGATGTTCAACCTTTCTTTGATAAGTGCTCAGATGTTAATACCGATGAAAGACAT GTTTCTTATGGTCCTCAATCAGTTTTACCACTTTCTTGTGGCCAATATGTTGAAAATTTTCCTGGAAAGACGGAAGATTCTAGTGCACCATTAAGCTCAAATAGGATCTTGCAGAAGTATGTGAAACTTACAATTGGCGGTACCGCCATTAGTAAACGGTTATATGAATCAGTAGCTGTTGCTAATGCTGCAGAGCTATTTAAGCTCATCTTCCTCTGTAGCTCAAAATCTCCGCTCGTGCCGACCTTGCTTGCTGAAACTTTAAGGCGCTATTCTGAGCATGATCTCTTTGCTGCTTTCAACTACCTCAGGGacaaaaaagttttg ATTGGGGGAAATTCCAATAGTCCTTTTGTCCTTTCTCAGACCTTCTTGCATTGTATATGTATTTCTCCATTCCCACCTAATACTGGAAAAAGAGCTGCTAAGTTTGCTAGATGGCTTTGTGAAAGAGAGAAGGAACTGATTGCTGAGGGGGTGGATATTCCAATTGATTTGCAGTGTGGAGATGTTTTCCACCTCTGTGCTCTACTTTCTTCAGGAGAACTATCAATTGCACCATGCCTACCGGATGAAGGTGTTGGAGAGGTTGAGGATTCCAGAGTAGCTAAACGTAAATACGATGACAGTGAATTTTCTGAGAGTGATAGGTATAAAAAGTTGAAAACTTCAACGGCTGGTGATGGTGAGATTTGCTCGCGACGTGCAAAAGGTTTTCCAGGAATTAGGTTGTGCTTGAGGCATGCTGCATTTTCAAGAATAAAAACTATGGATTCACTCAAAGACATTGACAAATATAATCGCACTGTTGAAGAGCATCAAGCCGTTACTAGATCAGGCGCTGATCTTGGTAGTGTCTCATTCGACTCAGATGACCAAGTAAATGAACTTCATGATAGTGGGGTCCCATATACTGCAGTTTCTCCCACCGAGTCACCATGGCAAGCCATGACTACCTATGCTCAACATGTTTGTTCTTTTGGTTCTTGCCCTGAACAGAATTCGCTGGTACATCCAGAAATGTTTAGGTCTGTTTATTCTGCTATTCAAATGGTTGGCGACCAAGGTTTGTGCATGAAAGACATCTCGAAGATTCTGAAGATGCAGG AGAAAAAGGTTTCGGAAGCTGTTGTTGAGGTGCTAGAAGCATTTGGACGAGTTTTGAAG GTCAATGCCTATGATTCTATTCGGGTGGTTGATTCTTTATATCGTTCCAAGTACTTTTTGACTCCAGTGGCTGCTATTCATCAAGATGCTACATTATCTTCTTGTGGAGATTCTGAAGCTAAAGTAGATGAGTCTATTACCCACAATGGAGAAGATCATAAAGATGTTGAGTTGCAGAAGGAAATGAGTGGGAATTCTGATAAGGTACACAAAATCACAATTCTTAATCTTCCTAAAGCAGTTGCTGAACCTTCCAGTGAAAAGCAAGCCATCAATGAGGCCAAAGGTTGTCACCATACCGAAGCTAGTTCACCCACAAGAAATCATCCAGAAGAACCATATGAGCTCCGCTCTAATGGTTTGCATTTGTGTAAGCCAATATTGCCTTGGCTAAATGGTGATGGTACGACAAATAAACCTGTCTACAAGGGACTTGTACGCCGTGTTCTTGGCATAGTGATGCAAAATCCAGGAATAGAAGAG GGTGATATTATCAGGCAGATGCATGTTCTGAATCCTCAG AGTTGCAGAAGTTTGTTAAACATGATGGTTCTGGACAACTATATCTTTGTGCGTAAGATTCCTCAAACAAAACCAGTCGAGGCCCCAACGCTTCTTGGTAGTCTTCTTGGTAGCCATTTCAAGAAGGCGAAGTTAATTTCAAGGGAGCATTTCTTCGCAAACCCCTCTAGCACACACCTCTTGTAA